One region of Candidatus Peribacteraceae bacterium genomic DNA includes:
- a CDS encoding methionine--tRNA ligase: MSRQYVTTAIDYANAAPHMGHVMEKIMADVVARWFRLRGDDVRFQVGMDEHGVKIQQTAEKQGITPAALVEKLSPVYRDLYAALDISFDVFVRTTDRERHWPTVTALWEKLRQAGALEKRSYMGLYCPGCERFLTKKDLVEGKCPLHNVAPQEVREENYFFLLAKEGKNLKTLLTAAEGGYRIIPDFRAPETLSLIEQGLEDVSFSRPQTSLSWGIPVPGDPGQVMYVWCDALANYISGIGLLTDHEELEWWNDATVTHVIGKDIARFHALIWPAMLRYAGIRTPDRLLIHGFLTSEGQKMSKSIGNVVVPQDVIDKFGVDPLRFYLSHQIPVGNDGDFSWKRFEELYEGVLGNQLGNLLNRALVLLKKEGGSLGDFGKDPFSTDKKWLAYEKSLHEFRLENAVAETLALVTGANQFVDERKPWAMKGEEKGQVLSTLAEGLRHITLQLLPFIPRTAQKMAKQLNLPYTERMLGKDFVITGQMKEWGGEKAWKSVGEPEILFPRLQG, encoded by the coding sequence ATGTCCCGCCAGTACGTCACTACGGCCATTGATTACGCGAACGCCGCCCCGCACATGGGGCACGTGATGGAGAAGATCATGGCGGACGTGGTGGCCCGGTGGTTCCGGTTGCGGGGGGATGACGTGCGCTTCCAGGTGGGGATGGACGAGCACGGGGTCAAGATTCAGCAGACCGCGGAGAAGCAGGGGATCACCCCCGCCGCGCTGGTGGAGAAGCTGAGCCCCGTCTACCGGGATCTCTACGCCGCGCTGGATATCTCCTTTGACGTCTTTGTGCGCACCACCGACCGCGAGCGTCATTGGCCCACCGTCACGGCCCTGTGGGAGAAGCTCCGGCAGGCCGGCGCGCTGGAGAAGCGGTCCTACATGGGTCTCTACTGCCCCGGGTGCGAGCGGTTCCTCACGAAGAAGGACTTGGTGGAGGGCAAGTGCCCGCTGCACAACGTGGCGCCCCAGGAAGTGCGGGAGGAGAATTACTTCTTCCTGCTCGCCAAGGAAGGGAAGAACCTCAAAACGCTGCTCACGGCGGCGGAGGGCGGCTACCGCATCATCCCGGATTTCCGCGCGCCGGAGACGCTCTCCCTCATCGAACAGGGATTGGAGGACGTCTCGTTTTCCCGTCCGCAAACGAGCCTCTCGTGGGGCATCCCCGTCCCCGGCGACCCCGGCCAGGTGATGTACGTGTGGTGCGACGCCCTCGCCAACTACATCTCCGGCATTGGCCTTCTCACCGATCACGAGGAGCTTGAGTGGTGGAATGATGCCACCGTCACGCATGTCATCGGCAAGGACATCGCGCGGTTCCACGCATTGATTTGGCCGGCCATGCTCCGGTACGCCGGCATCCGCACGCCCGACCGGCTCCTCATCCACGGGTTCCTCACGAGCGAGGGGCAGAAGATGAGCAAATCCATCGGCAACGTCGTCGTTCCCCAAGACGTCATCGACAAGTTCGGCGTGGATCCGCTGCGCTTCTACCTCTCACACCAGATTCCCGTGGGGAACGACGGCGACTTCTCCTGGAAACGCTTTGAGGAGCTGTACGAGGGGGTACTGGGGAACCAATTGGGGAACCTGCTCAACCGTGCGCTCGTGCTCCTCAAAAAAGAGGGGGGTTCCTTGGGTGATTTCGGCAAAGACCCGTTCTCGACGGACAAGAAATGGCTGGCATACGAGAAGAGCTTGCATGAATTCCGATTGGAAAATGCCGTGGCGGAAACGCTCGCACTCGTCACGGGCGCCAATCAGTTCGTGGACGAGAGGAAGCCATGGGCGATGAAGGGAGAAGAGAAGGGGCAGGTTCTCTCCACACTCGCGGAGGGTTTGCGGCATATCACGCTGCAGCTCCTTCCGTTCATCCCCCGTACGGCGCAGAAGATGGCGAAGCAATTGAACCTGCCGTACACGGAGAGGATGTTGGGGAAGGACTTTGTGATCACCGGGCAGATGAAGGAATGGGGAGGGGAGAAGGCGTGGAAGAGCGTTGGAGAGCCGGAGATCCTGTTTCCGAGGCTTCAGGGGTAG
- the fmt gene encoding methionyl-tRNA formyltransferase, with amino-acid sequence MGQSPLRIIFLGTSPFAVPALRLLAKEEAFHIEAVITQPDKPTGRKQALTPPAVKTAALELELPVLQPRAIRKEFLALGLQRPDFLVVVSYGQILSQEILDFPTAAPVNVHASLLPRFRGASPIQHAILAGDAETGVTVQHMVRELDAGPILSQVKVAMDPRETAQTLHHRLATLGATLLRDTLLRPLQPSPQAREGIVPCGKLTRKDGLSDPQAMTAEEIDRKVRALNPWPGVAFTVDGKQLKVLESSLELVPGSHPLPCAGNTTLHLVTVQPAGKRPMGGAEWARGRQQ; translated from the coding sequence ATGGGACAATCCCCTCTCCGCATCATCTTCCTCGGCACTTCCCCCTTCGCCGTCCCTGCCCTGCGGCTCCTGGCCAAGGAGGAAGCTTTCCACATCGAAGCAGTGATCACCCAGCCCGATAAGCCCACGGGGCGCAAGCAGGCGCTCACCCCCCCCGCTGTCAAAACCGCCGCCCTGGAACTGGAACTCCCCGTGTTGCAGCCCCGCGCCATACGCAAGGAATTCCTCGCCCTCGGCTTGCAGCGCCCGGACTTCCTGGTGGTGGTTTCCTACGGGCAAATCCTCTCGCAGGAAATCCTCGATTTCCCCACCGCCGCCCCCGTGAACGTGCATGCCTCCCTCCTCCCGCGCTTCCGCGGCGCCTCCCCCATCCAGCACGCCATCCTGGCCGGGGATGCGGAGACGGGCGTCACCGTGCAGCACATGGTGAGGGAACTGGATGCGGGACCCATCCTCTCCCAAGTGAAGGTGGCCATGGACCCGCGGGAGACGGCGCAGACCCTCCACCACCGCCTCGCAACCTTGGGCGCCACCCTCCTGCGCGATACCCTCCTCCGACCCCTGCAGCCTTCTCCGCAAGCCCGCGAAGGGATTGTGCCCTGCGGCAAGCTGACGCGAAAAGACGGCCTTTCGGATCCGCAGGCGATGACGGCGGAGGAGATCGACCGCAAGGTGCGGGCATTGAATCCGTGGCCGGGCGTCGCGTTCACCGTTGATGGGAAGCAACTCAAAGTGTTGGAGAGCTCCCTGGAACTCGTCCCCGGTTCGCACCCTCTCCCCTGCGCCGGCAACACCACGCTCCACCTCGTCACCGTCCAGCCCGCCGGCAAGAGGCCAATGGGCGGTGCCGAATGGGCACGCGGACGCCAGCAGTGA
- the rbfA gene encoding 30S ribosome-binding factor RbfA: protein MTSSNPKKRPAMIASVVREIIAPALRGCPPACGIVTITRVEVSQDASYATVYISALKEPKLALASLEERLREIQHQVGKKLQIRLTPRVRFRLDESGERGAKIEQLIDRQLQE from the coding sequence ATGACATCGTCGAATCCCAAGAAACGTCCGGCCATGATCGCTTCCGTGGTCCGCGAGATCATTGCGCCGGCGTTGCGCGGCTGCCCGCCTGCGTGCGGCATCGTCACTATCACGCGGGTGGAGGTTTCCCAGGATGCCTCCTACGCAACCGTCTACATCAGCGCCCTCAAGGAACCCAAACTCGCCCTCGCATCCCTGGAGGAACGGCTGCGCGAGATCCAGCATCAGGTGGGGAAGAAGCTGCAGATACGCCTGACGCCGCGCGTGCGGTTCCGTTTGGATGAGAGCGGGGAACGGGGGGCAAAGATTGAACAACTGATCGATCGGCAGTTACAGGAATGA
- a CDS encoding bifunctional oligoribonuclease/PAP phosphatase NrnA produces MAIAKADADRATDILSTARRVRCMCHRNPDGDAIGALLGFGLLMEELFPHIEVFFHCVDPVPETFHFLPGARRVSVPLPIEEFRPTEDACVFLDCAEPKLTELQESHPQLFDGTFRTVVIDHHPSNPKFGTVNFVVPEASSSCEVIVQLADLQGWELSPDIATCLLTGVYTDTGGLLHSNTTAPVYRTVARLLRSGAHRQSVVNAVFRSAKISTLRLWGRVLEKVSVTEEGGAISAVTEGDFRATGADYSELTGAIDYVNAVPGMRFSLILSEREGKVKGSLRTLRDDVDVSQMAGKFHGGGHKKAAGFALSGSLRPEVRWKVVEEERPTDREEEKGGG; encoded by the coding sequence ATGGCAATCGCCAAGGCAGACGCAGACCGGGCAACGGATATCCTCAGTACGGCTCGTCGCGTCCGCTGCATGTGCCACCGCAATCCCGACGGGGATGCCATCGGCGCGCTCCTGGGGTTCGGCTTGCTGATGGAGGAGCTCTTCCCCCACATCGAAGTCTTCTTCCACTGCGTGGATCCCGTGCCGGAGACGTTCCACTTCCTGCCCGGGGCGCGGCGCGTGAGCGTCCCTCTGCCCATCGAGGAGTTCCGGCCCACGGAGGATGCGTGCGTGTTCCTGGATTGCGCGGAGCCCAAGCTCACGGAACTGCAGGAGAGCCATCCCCAGCTCTTCGACGGCACCTTCCGCACCGTCGTCATCGACCACCATCCCAGCAACCCCAAGTTCGGCACGGTCAATTTTGTGGTCCCCGAGGCCAGTTCCTCCTGCGAAGTCATCGTCCAGCTGGCGGATTTGCAGGGGTGGGAGCTCTCGCCGGACATCGCCACCTGCCTCCTCACGGGGGTCTATACGGATACCGGAGGGCTCCTGCACAGCAATACCACCGCGCCCGTGTACCGTACGGTGGCGCGGTTGTTGCGCTCCGGCGCCCATCGCCAGAGCGTGGTGAACGCCGTGTTCCGCTCGGCCAAGATCAGCACATTGCGTCTGTGGGGGCGGGTGTTGGAGAAGGTGTCCGTCACGGAGGAGGGCGGCGCCATTTCCGCGGTCACGGAAGGGGATTTTAGGGCGACGGGAGCCGATTACAGCGAACTCACCGGCGCCATCGACTACGTCAATGCGGTCCCGGGGATGCGCTTCTCGCTCATCCTCTCGGAACGCGAGGGCAAGGTGAAGGGGTCGCTCCGCACGCTGCGGGACGACGTGGATGTTTCCCAAATGGCCGGAAAGTTCCACGGGGGAGGGCACAAGAAGGCGGCGGGATTCGCGCTTTCGGGCTCATTGCGGCCGGAGGTGCGGTGGAAGGTTGTGGAGGAAGAACGACCGACGGACCGGGAGGAAGAGAAGGGAGGGGGGTGA
- a CDS encoding DUF87 domain-containing protein, producing MATPPVPPKALPTATKPKAPAGPSPLLLAIDELLGLNLRAEPGIDKGGLSAGDDLTLDERTALKHYEEGLQKILDIIAPSAMDVRSTELMLNDQHTRTLYAYNWPNYIYPNWLSQTINTDAQMDIAQYIYPSSNKSIMKMLRKKVAELRSSIRMLEQRGIVRDPALEAALQDAEELRDLLARGQEKLFQLGLYLTLYADDEEKLKKMQTDVESMLGGKLVLTKPAYFQMEHAFTSTLPLCLDELEINRNMNTSPLATSFPFSSCDLTSDRGILYGINRHNESLVIFDRFDLPNANANIFAISGAGKSFTIKLEILRALMLGTEVLVIDPENEYGDLCKTVGGSYIPLSLQSSFRVNPFDLPAAIRGEEAEAGEVLRAAVINLHGLFKLMLGSLTPAEDGVLDKAILDTYALKGITLATQNPGDLEPPTLQDLVDVLMTTDGGENMAKVLQKYTQGSFAGLFDRQTNVELDKQLIVFQIRDLEEQLRPIAIYIVLNYLWNRVRTELKRRYLVIDEAWNLMQYEDSARFLYGIVKRARKYYLGITTITQDVEDFVNSPYGKPIITNSSLQVLLKQSPTAVDNLQKLFYLTDGEKYILLNSGVGQGIFFAGNKHVAIEIVASPEEAAVVTTKPEEMLARRATEAVQERAQAIEARKNAPTEPEPPPSPVEPPNAHSMLKAPTAETTPAQTPPENTAEDAPAAPPAAPPAEPTAATPVEPPADAPAPVVTAPQTPVPEAPPATPADVTPPVAAVKAETPSTTPPSANLDSLFDVSAAPAAAKPAEQDSTATPEATKEEDEKTE from the coding sequence GTGGCCACCCCCCCCGTCCCCCCAAAGGCTCTCCCTACGGCGACGAAGCCCAAGGCTCCTGCGGGACCTTCTCCGCTTCTGCTCGCCATAGATGAACTGCTCGGTCTCAACCTCCGCGCCGAGCCCGGCATCGACAAGGGAGGCCTCTCCGCCGGGGATGATTTGACGTTGGACGAGAGGACGGCGCTCAAACACTACGAGGAGGGGCTCCAGAAGATCCTGGATATCATCGCGCCGTCGGCCATGGACGTGCGCAGCACGGAACTGATGCTCAACGACCAGCACACGCGCACGCTGTACGCCTACAATTGGCCGAATTACATCTACCCCAACTGGCTGTCGCAGACCATCAACACGGACGCACAGATGGATATTGCGCAGTACATCTACCCCTCCAGCAACAAGTCCATCATGAAGATGCTCCGCAAGAAGGTGGCGGAGCTGCGCTCCAGCATCCGCATGCTCGAGCAGCGCGGCATCGTGCGCGACCCGGCGCTGGAAGCCGCCCTCCAGGATGCGGAAGAGCTGCGCGACCTGCTGGCGCGCGGCCAGGAGAAGCTGTTCCAGCTGGGGCTGTACCTCACTCTCTACGCGGATGACGAGGAGAAGCTGAAGAAGATGCAGACGGACGTGGAATCCATGCTGGGCGGCAAGCTGGTGCTCACGAAACCCGCCTACTTCCAAATGGAACACGCCTTCACCTCCACCCTGCCCCTCTGCCTGGACGAATTGGAGATCAACCGCAACATGAACACGTCGCCGCTGGCCACCAGCTTCCCCTTCTCCAGCTGCGACCTGACGAGCGACCGGGGCATCCTCTACGGCATCAACCGGCACAACGAAAGCCTGGTGATCTTCGACCGTTTTGACCTCCCGAACGCCAACGCCAACATCTTCGCCATCTCCGGCGCGGGGAAGTCCTTCACCATCAAGCTGGAGATCCTCCGGGCGCTCATGCTGGGCACCGAAGTGCTGGTGATTGACCCGGAAAACGAATACGGCGACCTGTGCAAGACCGTCGGCGGTTCCTACATCCCCCTCTCGCTCCAAAGCTCCTTCCGCGTGAATCCTTTTGACCTGCCCGCCGCCATCCGCGGGGAGGAAGCGGAGGCGGGGGAAGTGCTGCGCGCCGCGGTGATCAACCTCCACGGCCTCTTCAAGCTGATGCTGGGCTCGCTCACGCCGGCGGAGGACGGGGTGTTGGATAAGGCGATTTTGGATACCTACGCGCTCAAGGGCATCACGTTGGCCACCCAGAACCCCGGCGACCTGGAGCCCCCCACCCTGCAGGACCTGGTGGACGTGCTCATGACTACCGACGGCGGCGAGAACATGGCCAAGGTGCTCCAGAAGTACACTCAGGGAAGCTTCGCGGGGCTGTTCGACCGGCAGACCAACGTGGAATTGGATAAGCAGCTCATCGTCTTCCAGATCCGTGATTTGGAGGAGCAGCTGCGGCCCATTGCCATTTACATCGTGCTCAACTACCTCTGGAACCGCGTGCGCACCGAGCTCAAGCGGCGCTACCTGGTGATCGACGAGGCCTGGAACCTGATGCAGTACGAGGATTCCGCCCGCTTCCTGTACGGCATCGTCAAGCGCGCCCGCAAGTACTACTTGGGGATCACCACCATCACGCAGGACGTGGAGGACTTCGTCAATTCGCCGTACGGCAAGCCCATCATCACCAACTCCTCCCTGCAGGTGCTCCTCAAGCAATCCCCCACGGCCGTGGATAACCTCCAGAAGCTCTTCTACCTGACGGACGGAGAGAAATACATCCTCCTCAACTCCGGCGTGGGACAGGGCATCTTCTTCGCGGGGAACAAGCACGTGGCCATTGAGATCGTCGCCTCCCCGGAGGAAGCGGCCGTGGTGACCACCAAGCCCGAGGAGATGCTGGCACGGCGCGCCACGGAAGCGGTCCAGGAACGCGCACAGGCCATTGAGGCGCGCAAGAACGCTCCCACCGAGCCGGAACCCCCTCCGTCACCCGTGGAGCCTCCCAATGCCCATAGCATGCTCAAGGCGCCCACTGCGGAAACCACCCCCGCACAAACCCCTCCGGAGAATACTGCGGAGGACGCTCCGGCTGCACCTCCCGCTGCACCTCCCGCTGAACCCACCGCCGCAACGCCCGTCGAGCCACCCGCAGATGCTCCGGCTCCGGTAGTGACCGCTCCGCAAACGCCCGTGCCGGAAGCCCCTCCTGCCACCCCCGCGGACGTGACGCCGCCCGTCGCAGCCGTAAAGGCGGAAACCCCGTCCACCACTCCTCCCTCCGCCAACCTCGATAGTCTGTTTGACGTTTCCGCCGCACCTGCCGCCGCGAAACCTGCGGAACAGGACTCAACCGCCACGCCGGAAGCGACGAAGGAGGAGGATGAAAAGACGGAATGA
- the argS gene encoding arginine--tRNA ligase, translated as MFSTLTAEALRVIRSIAGDEAVVEATLWQFPREPERGDLATSIALSLSKSLKQNPLDIAKTLAEGMGKVAGVERAEATAPGYVNVWLTTASFMEELKEARDSTAPAKTRKKEAPVIIDFCGPNIAKPLGVHHLGSHVIGQAIINLYRHTGANVIGWSYPGDWGTQFGKLAVAFRKWGGGKSPKDYSVEELLALYVRFHDEAEKDPSLEDEARAAFKKIEDGDPELRSFWADVVAVSKEALLKLYERLHLHVDVETGESFYEGKMAPILEEGKKKGVFRTGEGGALIVPFPEEAGMPPLLMQKSDGSTLYATRDLAMIRHRIDEYHPSALYYVVDVAQSMHFKQLFETCRLLGWELPVLEHTLFGRMRFPDTSMSTRKGTALRMEQVLDEAVKRADDTIRSHGESIQTDDPSGLAEMMGIGAVVYGILSQNRKMDIVFDWDKMLSFDGNSAPYLQYTHARARSVLRKAKEGKMAVKEGIVPEALGAGERILLRSLLQFPLVLEEARETRLPHKLTNYLYALCQDFNKFYNTDPILKAEDPARSFRLTLTGLAADILKSGAAILTLRVPDRM; from the coding sequence ATGTTTTCCACACTGACAGCAGAGGCCTTGCGTGTTATCCGAAGCATAGCGGGTGACGAAGCTGTTGTAGAAGCCACTCTTTGGCAGTTCCCACGGGAACCGGAGCGTGGGGATTTGGCGACGAGCATCGCATTGAGCTTGAGCAAATCATTGAAACAGAACCCTCTCGATATCGCGAAGACTTTGGCGGAGGGAATGGGAAAAGTGGCGGGAGTGGAGCGGGCGGAAGCGACGGCCCCCGGCTATGTGAACGTTTGGCTCACCACCGCGTCGTTCATGGAAGAGTTGAAGGAGGCGAGAGATTCCACCGCTCCGGCGAAGACGCGGAAGAAAGAGGCGCCGGTGATCATCGATTTCTGCGGACCGAATATCGCCAAGCCCCTCGGCGTGCACCATTTGGGATCGCACGTCATCGGGCAGGCCATCATCAACCTCTATCGGCACACCGGCGCGAACGTCATCGGCTGGAGCTATCCAGGCGATTGGGGGACGCAGTTCGGCAAATTGGCGGTGGCATTCCGCAAATGGGGCGGGGGGAAGAGTCCCAAGGACTACTCCGTGGAGGAATTGTTGGCGCTCTACGTCCGCTTCCACGACGAAGCGGAGAAGGATCCGTCCCTGGAGGACGAAGCGCGGGCAGCGTTCAAGAAGATCGAGGACGGGGATCCGGAGCTGCGCAGCTTCTGGGCGGACGTGGTTGCGGTGAGCAAAGAGGCTCTCCTGAAGCTTTATGAGCGGCTGCATCTCCATGTGGATGTGGAGACGGGGGAGAGCTTCTATGAGGGGAAGATGGCGCCGATATTGGAAGAGGGGAAGAAGAAGGGGGTGTTCCGGACGGGGGAGGGTGGCGCCCTCATCGTGCCGTTCCCGGAAGAGGCAGGCATGCCGCCGCTTCTCATGCAGAAGAGCGACGGGTCCACCCTCTATGCCACGCGCGACCTGGCGATGATCCGCCATCGTATAGACGAGTACCATCCTTCCGCCCTCTATTACGTGGTGGATGTAGCCCAGAGCATGCACTTTAAGCAGCTCTTCGAGACGTGCCGTTTGTTGGGGTGGGAACTTCCCGTGCTGGAACACACGCTCTTCGGACGCATGCGCTTCCCGGATACGTCGATGAGTACACGTAAAGGGACGGCTCTCCGCATGGAACAAGTGCTGGACGAAGCGGTGAAGCGCGCAGACGACACCATCCGTTCACATGGGGAGTCGATACAGACGGACGATCCCTCCGGTTTGGCCGAAATGATGGGCATCGGGGCGGTGGTCTATGGCATTCTGAGCCAGAACCGCAAGATGGACATCGTGTTCGATTGGGACAAGATGCTCAGTTTCGATGGGAACAGCGCCCCCTACCTGCAATACACCCACGCCCGCGCGCGTTCCGTCCTCCGCAAGGCGAAAGAGGGGAAGATGGCAGTGAAGGAGGGGATTGTCCCAGAAGCATTGGGAGCCGGTGAACGCATCCTCCTGCGCTCCCTTCTGCAATTTCCCCTCGTCCTGGAAGAGGCGCGGGAGACGCGGTTGCCCCACAAGCTCACCAACTACCTCTACGCGCTCTGCCAGGACTTCAACAAATTCTACAACACGGACCCCATCCTCAAAGCGGAGGATCCCGCCCGTTCCTTCCGCCTCACCCTCACCGGCCTTGCTGCGGACATTCTCAAGAGCGGCGCGGCGATCCTCACCCTGCGTGTTCCGGACCGTATGTAA
- a CDS encoding SH3 domain-containing protein, with product MNAYRRTARRRPSRLHAGPILAFLLVASFGILFAGCGKQVNVKGPEDMPQDDITFTEEDLARFRRLAGVDEETSSAGLAGDQASSGSAEASSAPVLRAGEGSGAAVASNIPVLDLSMVQRYDAMRSAGAVEGENRYRVTNTFLNVRSEAKVQSALVARLNGGDEVIVLEFVNAGWAKVKVGDKQGYAAIQYLAKVTTDDLLAKEQKAFEGLYYVSFGFVNVRAKPEQKSEKLGEIPGQAFIRPLAIENDWARVAFQGKEGYVSMGYLAPFRPTFVVRQEKFVLPIFRYAIGQPGMLDALAAHVVALKQAGAAFTTLRDFQAVLLQQDQKKDARLPEKSVLIAITDVTPETVRKASDILYGNSVRATFFLQSGRVGLSGITQKALMTLLANGFDIQSAGHSGDDLRALTNTQVQAEVAQSRKTLEDMLGKQVFAIDYPQGGVNDRVSAVAAEAGYLFGVGNAPDKQFLRSQFLRLPSYAVTTSMTAEDILQIIK from the coding sequence ATGAACGCCTATCGTCGCACGGCCCGCCGGCGCCCCTCGCGCCTCCACGCCGGTCCCATTCTCGCCTTTCTCCTTGTCGCTTCCTTCGGCATCCTGTTCGCGGGGTGCGGAAAGCAGGTGAACGTGAAAGGCCCCGAAGACATGCCGCAGGATGACATCACCTTCACGGAGGAAGACCTGGCGCGCTTCCGGCGCCTCGCGGGGGTGGATGAGGAGACGAGCTCGGCCGGGCTTGCGGGGGACCAGGCATCATCCGGAAGTGCAGAGGCCTCCAGCGCTCCGGTATTGCGGGCGGGCGAGGGGAGCGGGGCGGCGGTGGCGTCGAACATTCCCGTCCTGGATCTCAGCATGGTCCAGCGCTACGACGCCATGCGGTCCGCGGGGGCGGTGGAGGGGGAGAACCGGTACCGCGTGACCAACACATTCCTCAATGTGCGGTCGGAAGCCAAAGTGCAATCGGCGCTCGTCGCGCGGCTGAACGGGGGGGATGAGGTCATCGTGCTGGAGTTCGTGAATGCGGGGTGGGCGAAGGTGAAAGTGGGGGACAAGCAGGGATACGCCGCCATCCAATACCTGGCCAAAGTGACGACGGATGACCTGCTGGCCAAGGAACAGAAGGCATTCGAGGGGCTCTACTACGTGAGTTTCGGCTTCGTGAACGTGCGCGCGAAACCGGAGCAGAAGAGCGAGAAGCTGGGGGAAATCCCCGGGCAGGCGTTCATCCGCCCCTTGGCCATCGAAAACGATTGGGCGCGCGTGGCGTTCCAGGGGAAGGAAGGGTACGTCTCCATGGGGTACCTGGCGCCGTTCCGCCCCACCTTCGTGGTACGGCAGGAGAAGTTCGTGCTCCCCATCTTCCGCTACGCCATCGGACAACCGGGAATGCTGGACGCGCTTGCGGCGCACGTGGTGGCGCTCAAGCAAGCGGGGGCCGCCTTCACCACGCTGCGGGATTTCCAGGCGGTTCTTTTGCAGCAGGACCAGAAGAAGGATGCGCGCCTGCCGGAGAAGAGCGTGCTCATCGCCATCACCGACGTGACGCCGGAAACCGTGAGAAAGGCCTCGGACATCCTGTACGGCAACAGCGTGCGGGCGACGTTCTTCCTCCAATCGGGCCGCGTGGGCCTCTCCGGCATCACGCAGAAAGCCCTCATGACCTTGCTTGCCAACGGGTTCGACATCCAATCCGCCGGGCACAGCGGGGATGACCTGCGCGCCCTCACCAACACCCAGGTGCAGGCGGAGGTGGCGCAGAGCCGCAAGACGCTGGAGGACATGCTGGGGAAGCAGGTGTTCGCCATCGACTATCCCCAGGGCGGCGTGAACGACCGCGTAAGCGCGGTGGCGGCGGAGGCGGGGTACCTGTTCGGGGTGGGGAACGCGCCCGATAAGCAGTTCCTGCGCTCGCAGTTCCTGCGCCTGCCCAGTTACGCCGTCACCACCAGCATGACGGCGGAAGACATCCTGCAGATCATCAAATAG
- a CDS encoding peptidoglycan bridge formation glycyltransferase FemA/FemB family protein, translated as MPSTLSRTPDPVSWDAFLTRQRFRPFLQSWTMGEVYRDIGQEPLRLEVRDGNEVTGICFAHVVNARRGRHLSVPYGPVTESPEALRLMLRELQQAGREKGCAFVRLSPFWFPASPLLEEVKAEKGRAAPLHLLAEHLWYLPLQYPDTWDTFVSDAPPERRSEDELFAKMRSTARNLIRRAEREGVTVARSLSPIDDLPLFLKLHEETRKRHGFTPYSTDFFRAQVSQFAPKGDVSLYLAHYNGEVIAASIHMHFGGETSYHHGASTQKYKNIPASYLLQWTAVTEALARGDRVYNFWGISPEGVTRHPFAGVRTFKTAFGGRLLELAHCTDIPLSKKYLVTLGIEMIRKWRRGF; from the coding sequence ATGCCCTCCACACTCTCCCGCACCCCCGACCCCGTCTCCTGGGACGCTTTCCTCACACGACAGCGGTTCCGGCCGTTCCTCCAGAGCTGGACCATGGGCGAGGTGTATCGGGACATAGGGCAGGAGCCCCTCCGGTTGGAAGTGCGCGACGGGAACGAAGTGACGGGGATCTGCTTTGCGCATGTCGTCAACGCCCGCCGTGGCAGGCACCTCTCCGTCCCCTACGGGCCCGTGACGGAGAGCCCGGAAGCCCTGCGCTTGATGCTGCGGGAACTGCAGCAGGCGGGGCGGGAGAAAGGCTGCGCCTTTGTGCGCCTGAGCCCGTTCTGGTTCCCCGCGTCCCCGCTCCTGGAAGAAGTGAAGGCGGAGAAAGGACGGGCGGCGCCTCTCCACCTCCTGGCGGAGCACCTGTGGTACCTGCCGCTCCAGTACCCGGATACCTGGGATACCTTCGTCTCCGATGCGCCTCCCGAGCGGCGGAGCGAGGATGAACTCTTCGCCAAAATGCGCTCCACGGCACGGAACCTCATCCGCCGTGCGGAGCGCGAGGGCGTGACGGTGGCGCGCTCCCTCTCCCCCATTGATGACCTTCCCCTCTTCCTCAAGCTCCATGAGGAAACGCGCAAGCGCCACGGCTTCACCCCCTACTCCACGGACTTCTTCCGCGCGCAGGTGAGCCAGTTCGCCCCCAAGGGGGACGTGAGCCTGTATTTGGCCCATTACAACGGGGAAGTGATCGCGGCTTCCATCCACATGCACTTCGGGGGGGAAACCAGCTACCACCACGGCGCAAGCACGCAGAAGTACAAGAACATCCCCGCTTCCTACCTGCTGCAGTGGACGGCGGTGACGGAAGCGCTGGCGCGCGGGGACCGGGTGTACAACTTCTGGGGAATCTCGCCGGAGGGCGTCACCCGCCACCCCTTCGCGGGCGTGCGGACGTTCAAGACGGCCTTCGGCGGCCGCCTGCTGGAACTCGCCCACTGCACGGATATCCCCCTCTCCAAGAAGTACCTGGTGACGCTGGGGATTGAGATGATAAGGAAATGGAGGCGAGGCTTTTAA